From the genome of Oncorhynchus gorbuscha isolate QuinsamMale2020 ecotype Even-year linkage group LG18, OgorEven_v1.0, whole genome shotgun sequence:
GGATAAGATATACTCTGGTGTAACCCTAACTTTAGATAACTGTCTCCTGCCACTGGAGCGACTACAGCAGAGTCCGTCCGCTGAACATGGGCTCTCCGCGGATACCGAGGAGCAGCTGCGGATGCGGAGCTGTGAGTTGATACAGGCCGCGGGTATTCTGCTTAGACTCCCGCAGGTTGGTAACAGCTATCTAGCTAACTATTGTGCCGAAGTTAAGTAGAATTTGCAATCAAAGTCAGACAAATCTAATTGTACAGGTCAAACACGAGACCATGTCTAGAATCAACAGCTAAGTTAAAGACGCATGTTGTTTACCAATGAGGCAGGCCATGCGATGGATTTAAATCGTAGTTAGCAAGTTAATCGATAAACGTTCTCTCCAGGTAGCCATGGCCACGGGGCAGATCCTTTTCCAGAGGTTCTACTATTGCAAATCGTTCGTCAGACACTGTGCAGAGGTAGGACCCTCACTATCATGCTCTGTTTGGCAACCAGTTCCACTGCAAAAGTCCTTTATCAGACTTAGCACAAACATTCACCCCTTTACTATTTGTTCACACTGTTGCTGTGACAAACTAATCTCATGATGCTATTtgtcctctttccccttctcaAAATACCCATctacctccctgcctgtctctttCCAGATGGTTGCCATGGCTTGTGTGCACCTGGCTTCAAAGATCGAGGAGGAACCGCGCAGGGTACGAGATGTTCTCAATGTGTTCTACCACCTCAAACACAGCAAAGGCAAAAGGTAAGGGGTTCTGAACTACTCTTCCAGTTCTCCCAACCCTCTTGCGGTATTCTGTATAtcgctaaccatgtgtatcttCCAGGGCCCAGGTCCCCATGCCTTTGGATGCCAGCTACATCAGTGCCAAGGCTCAGGTAatcaagacagagaggagagtactgAAGGAGCTGGGCTTCTGTGTGCATGTCAAACACCCCCACAAGGCAAGCAGCAGACTCCTTACCTCACCACCTTCAATACATTCCGTGGCGCATTTGATCTAAAACAGGACAATTGATAACCACTGTGGTTTAGGCCCTGTTTGCTCTACTGGTTTGTTGCGATTGCTATTGTAGGCTTGGATTTGTATTACCATAACATGCCTAACAGATTATCTTGTCTATGGCAATAACCATTGCATCTGGTCTTGGGAACACATCCCTAACAGTTTTTGTGCTGCTCTGTCACAGATCATTGTGATGTACCTCCAGGTGCTGGAGTGTGAGAAGAACACCAAGCTGGTACAGACAGCTTGGTGAGTATCTTCTTGATATTTTGTTTAATCATTTCTCAGTGTATCTTGACATGTCATATTATGAAGAGTTCTTATGTATCTATTTTcatctcgctctctacctctctctgctgcTATCTGTTTTCTAGGAACTACATGAATGACAGTCTGAGGACAGATGTGTTCCTGAGGTTCAGTGCTGAGACCGTGGCCTGTGCCTGTATCTACCTGTCAGCCAGAACACTTCAGGTAGGACACTACAGTGTACACTTATGTGCTTTAAACATGCTAACACATAAGGTATTTTACAGTAATATACCATCCCAGGTTGTCATTTATACACCTGCACATATCAGCACACCTACTACACAAACCAAGATTTTATCTAAGGACATATGCGCAAACATGATTAGCTGGTCTATATAGCTCCCGGATGTCCATAACAACAACATGACCACCTGTCTGATTCCTCACCCTCCTCCCGTCTTCTATGCAGATCCCTCTGCCGGACCAGCCTCCCTGGTTCCTGCTGTTTGGTGCGTCTGAGGAGGACCTGAGGGAGATCTGTGGGCGGATCCTGAGGCTGTACTCACTGCCCAACGTCTCCCTCCCCAGTATGTTAAAAGAAGTGGAGCAGTGTCACCTGGCCCTGGATGCACGCATCGCCAAGGCTAAGCTGGCAGGAGGGGGACTACTGGCTGTGGGCACCCCCACCCTGGACGTCCCCTCCAGCTTCTCCCCTGCCTCCAAAGCAGGTGAGACAGACGCCCACCACTCACCCATAGGAAACACACTGTGTAATAAGTGATATCTTAATGTTTTATATAATGTTTTTTTGTTTCTATTTCCTTATTTTTGCATCCTGgcatctttaaaaaaatatacattattACCGTCCTCTCCACTTCTGTTTGTCTCATGTGCTCATCATTTCCTTTAGCAACCCTTTGACTTTAACTATTTCCTCCTACAAAGTTCCTTATTCTCATCTTTCTTTGTCCTAGCGTCGCCTGCTGTACCACAGACCAACAGGGAGTCTCCCCCTAAATCAAGTCGCCCTAAAAAATGCCTGCCGGAAACTCACTAACGGAGACGAGTAAGTATTCTTCCTCTACTGGAGTATGGGGATATATGTACTGAGTATATTTGTGCGATTGAATGGAGCTGCTTTCCCTCATGAAATGAAGACTCTTCTATTTTtgcttttcttctttttttttctcagGAAGAAAAGAGGGAGTCGTagtgatgagagaagagagactcaGTCCATGTCTCCTTCCAGAAGAAGGTATGGAAGAAGCACTGTGCCTTACTCTGTTTCATGCGGACTCCATATTGAGTCTCAGCTCTGAGAGCAACTTCACTCTCTGTTTTCAGACGCAGTCGCAGTGTCTCTTCTCCTTTGCGCTCTGTCTCTCCCACCCACCGCCAGAAAATCAGTCGCCGGGATAGAGAAAGGGAAAAAGAGCGGGAGCGTCGGCGGGAACGGGAGAGGGAGcggggaagaggaaggagagatgaatacTCACGTAGAAGATAACTCTCATAGGTGTTATCAAGGAAGAGCTATCATAAATGACCTATGGAACAGCACATCATGGACCAAATACAAGCCAGACTTTCCAATGTTTTCACTTTTGTAGATTGTTTGTATTACATTATAATTTGGGAAAC
Proteins encoded in this window:
- the LOC124003176 gene encoding cyclin-L2-like, which encodes MQPTIEYVMAAEDLRIPGEGILIGDKIYSGVTLTLDNCLLPLERLQQSPSAEHGLSADTEEQLRMRSCELIQAAGILLRLPQVAMATGQILFQRFYYCKSFVRHCAEMVAMACVHLASKIEEEPRRVRDVLNVFYHLKHSKGKRAQVPMPLDASYISAKAQVIKTERRVLKELGFCVHVKHPHKIIVMYLQVLECEKNTKLVQTAWNYMNDSLRTDVFLRFSAETVACACIYLSARTLQIPLPDQPPWFLLFGASEEDLREICGRILRLYSLPNVSLPSMLKEVEQCHLALDARIAKAKLAGGGLLAVGTPTLDVPSSFSPASKAASPAVPQTNRESPPKSSRPKKCLPETH